In Actinomycetes bacterium, the genomic stretch CCTCGATCCGCCCGGCCAGGGCCCTGGCCTGCACGGGCGTCGTCACCGGTCCGCCCGCGTCGTAGGCCGGGTCGGCGGCCACCGGCTGGCCGCCGTTGCTGCTCACCAGCGAGATCAGCGCGGCCCGCCGGGCCCGGTGCGCGTCGTAGCCGGCCCGCGCGGCGCGCAGGTCCGCGGCCGAGGTCACCTGGGCCCCGACGATTCCGTAGCCGTAGACCGCCGCGTGCTCCCCGGCCAACGTGGCCTGCAGCGCGTCGAGCAGGCTCATGCCGCCGCCCCGGTGGTGCGCAGCAGGGCGGCGAAGGCGGCGTCCGAGGCCGCGACCGACGCCAGCAGCCGGGCCAGGTCCCCGCTCACCGTGCCGAGCCGGGCGGTGGCGGCCGTCGCGGCCGCGGTCTGGGCGGTGGCCAGGGTGGCGAGCGCGGCGGCCGGTGAGGCGGGCACCACGGGGCCGGCGGGCGGCGGTGCGGCCGCCCCGCTCGACGCGGCCGACGACCCCGTCGACGGCGAGGCCGAGGCGCTGGGCAGACCCGCCAGCAGCTCCTCGGCGTGGGCCTCGTGAGCCCGCTGGGCCGGGGTCACCCGGGGGGCCAGCGCCGGGAACGCGGTCACGGTCGAGGCGGCCAGCGTGGCCAGCTGCGACT encodes the following:
- a CDS encoding ferritin-like domain-containing protein, which translates into the protein MSLLDALQATLAGEHAAVYGYGIVGAQVTSAADLRAARAGYDAHRARRAALISLVSSNGGQPVAADPAYDAGGPVTTPVQARALAGRIEAAAAGRYADLVAAADGGLRSTAAGWLRDAAVRGAGWTGTAEAFPGLTGRLPSAG